DNA from Pseudomonadota bacterium:
CCGCCACATTGGCCCCGGCCCGCCGGCAGATATCCGCCACACTGGCGGCATGGTAGCCCTTTTCCGCGAAAACCCGGCAGGCCGCGGTTAAAATTCGCCGGCGTTTTTCTATGCCATCTTTCCTCTGCACCATCGCCTCGGATCCCTCTCTTTTTCCTTGACATAATTATCTAAGTTATCTATCTAATATCTCTATCTTAAATGGATGTTTAAGTTATTTCCTTGAAATTGTCAAATATTTT
Protein-coding regions in this window:
- a CDS encoding TetR family transcriptional regulator, which translates into the protein MVQRKDGIEKRRRILTAACRVFAEKGYHAASVADICRRAGANVA